The following proteins come from a genomic window of Synechococcus sp. BIOS-E4-1:
- the fumC gene encoding class II fumarate hydratase, which translates to MSDATRIEHDSMGAVEVPAKALWGAQTQRSLRNFDIADDLLPAELIHALARIKQAAASVNARLGVISESECSAIATAASAVAAGQHDDQFPLRVWQTGSGTQTNMNVNEVISNLAAQAAGEPLGSHRPVHPNDHVNCSQSTNDAFPAAIHVAAVEGVERRLLPELDRLIAGFAAKTELWQDLVKIGRTHLQDAVPLTLGQEASAWRDQIAAARTRIASSLSEVYPLPLGGTAVGTGLNAPDGFAEQAAQELAQLTGLAFSSAANKFAVMASHDGLVHAMAQLRLLAGSLLKIANDIRLLACGPRAGLAELHLPENEPGSSIMPGKVNPTQCEAMAMVCTQVIGLDAAVAMAGAGGHLQMNVYKPLIGFNLLRSITLLTDACRCFRVAMVEGIEPNRARIQRDVEQSLMLVTPLAPMIGYDKASAIARYAHEQGLSLRNAALDLGYVSAEDFDRIVDPADMARQQG; encoded by the coding sequence ATGTCAGACGCGACCAGGATCGAACACGACAGCATGGGGGCTGTGGAAGTCCCTGCAAAGGCACTCTGGGGTGCGCAAACACAGCGGTCTCTGAGGAACTTCGACATCGCTGACGACCTCCTGCCGGCGGAGCTTATTCATGCTCTCGCCCGCATCAAACAGGCAGCGGCAAGCGTGAATGCTCGCCTTGGCGTCATCAGTGAGAGCGAATGTTCAGCCATCGCGACGGCTGCCTCAGCGGTTGCAGCTGGTCAGCACGATGATCAATTTCCCCTGCGCGTCTGGCAAACCGGCAGCGGCACCCAGACCAACATGAACGTCAATGAGGTGATCAGCAACCTGGCAGCTCAGGCGGCGGGTGAACCGCTCGGCAGCCACAGGCCCGTCCACCCCAATGACCATGTCAATTGTTCCCAGTCCACGAATGACGCCTTCCCAGCGGCGATTCATGTGGCAGCCGTGGAAGGTGTCGAACGTCGACTGCTTCCTGAACTGGATCGATTGATCGCTGGTTTTGCCGCCAAAACCGAGCTCTGGCAGGACCTTGTCAAGATCGGCCGCACCCATCTGCAAGATGCGGTTCCGCTCACCCTTGGACAGGAGGCCTCAGCGTGGCGCGACCAGATCGCGGCCGCCCGCACTCGCATTGCATCCAGTCTTTCGGAGGTTTATCCACTGCCACTCGGCGGCACTGCGGTGGGAACCGGTCTGAATGCCCCCGACGGTTTCGCAGAACAGGCTGCGCAGGAGCTGGCGCAGCTCACAGGACTCGCTTTCAGCTCAGCCGCCAACAAATTCGCTGTGATGGCAAGCCATGACGGGCTGGTCCATGCGATGGCACAGCTTCGCCTGCTTGCCGGAAGCCTGCTGAAGATTGCCAATGACATCCGCCTGCTGGCCTGTGGCCCACGCGCAGGACTCGCAGAGCTGCACCTGCCGGAGAACGAACCAGGAAGCTCAATCATGCCGGGCAAAGTGAACCCAACCCAGTGCGAAGCGATGGCCATGGTCTGCACTCAGGTGATCGGCCTGGATGCTGCAGTGGCGATGGCCGGCGCCGGCGGCCACCTACAGATGAATGTCTACAAACCGCTGATCGGCTTCAATCTGCTCCGCTCGATCACCTTGCTCACGGATGCCTGCCGCTGCTTCCGGGTGGCCATGGTCGAGGGAATCGAACCGAACAGGGCCAGGATTCAGCGTGATGTTGAGCAGTCGCTGATGCTGGTGACACCTCTGGCTCCGATGATCGGGTACGACAAGGCCAGTGCCATTGCGAGATACGCCCATGAGCAGGGCCTGAGCCTGCGCAATGCTGCGCTGGACCTTGGCTATGTCAGCGCTGAGGACTTCGACCGCATCGTCGATCCCGCTGACATGGCACGTCAGCAGGGCTGA
- a CDS encoding alpha/beta hydrolase translates to MKQVIAMHGWSGDSAAWAPWERHFSHRGWLWQSGERGYGNKRSCNPSWAEPASGETNPCMARRRRIVIAHSLGPHLLDPSVFEQATDVVLLASFGRFIPQGREGRALRAGLRGMQNAIGSPDEATMLRTFLKRAAQPADLGGLPPGPEQHGLSQRGRECLREDLELLIKTSGLPTGLPETARVLVVDGMDDAIVAPAASRDHLLALTSHLQDAPEQWQLQGVGHALMVPDLLVRVQEWLDHHSRAS, encoded by the coding sequence ATGAAACAGGTCATCGCCATGCATGGCTGGAGCGGCGACAGCGCAGCCTGGGCTCCATGGGAGCGTCATTTCAGCCATCGCGGCTGGCTCTGGCAAAGCGGCGAACGCGGTTACGGCAACAAGCGATCCTGCAATCCAAGCTGGGCAGAGCCAGCCAGCGGCGAAACAAACCCATGCATGGCCAGGCGGCGCAGGATCGTCATCGCCCATTCCCTTGGCCCCCATCTGCTTGACCCCTCGGTTTTCGAACAGGCCACGGATGTGGTCCTGCTCGCCAGCTTCGGGCGATTCATTCCGCAGGGGCGGGAGGGGAGGGCGTTGCGCGCTGGCCTTCGGGGCATGCAGAACGCGATCGGCAGTCCCGATGAGGCCACGATGCTGAGAACCTTCCTGAAACGCGCAGCGCAACCCGCTGATCTGGGCGGTCTGCCACCGGGACCAGAACAGCACGGACTCTCCCAGCGTGGGCGGGAATGTCTGAGAGAAGATCTTGAGCTCCTCATCAAAACCTCGGGCCTGCCAACGGGCCTGCCAGAAACCGCCCGCGTGCTGGTGGTGGATGGGATGGATGATGCGATCGTTGCGCCCGCAGCAAGCCGTGATCACCTTTTGGCCCTCACGAGCCACCTTCAGGATGCGCCCGAGCAATGGCAATTACAGGGTGTCGGTCACGCACTGATGGTCCCGGATCTGCTCGTGCGCGTCCAGGAGTGGCTTGATCACCACAGTCGAGCAAGCTGA
- a CDS encoding RNA helicase: protein MADQDTQASEPVQVGAPDPSQLFPFPLDDFQLEAIDALNQGHSVVVSAPTGSGKTLIGEYAIHRALAHGQKVFYTTPLKALSNQKLRDFREQFGAENVGLMTGDLSVNRDASIVVMTTEIFRNMLYAEADEHDDPLADVEAVVLDECHYMNDSQRGTVWEESIIHSPPPVQLVALSATVANAGQLTDWIEKVHGPTTLVLSDFRPVPLHFGFCSAKGLHPLLNEQGTGLHPNCKVWRAPKGHKRKGRSPRPPQPEPPPISFVVAQMAERDMLPAIYFIFSRRGCDKAVRDLGVQCLVTEAEQVRIRERLKAYSSANPEAVRDGIHADALLRGIAAHHAGVLPAWKELIEELFQQGLVKVVFATETLAAGINMPARTTVIASLSKRTERGHRPLMASEFLQMAGRAGRRGLDSQGYVVTVQSRFEGVREAGQLATSPPDPLVSQFTPSYGMVLNLLQRHDLAKARELVERSFGRYLASLDLVEEEEILEQLRLQLGQLQGSAGDVPWEDFEDYEKRRGRLREERRLMRILQQQAEETLAHELTLALQFASVGTLVSLKAPQLRGGVTPAVIVEKCEGPGQFPLLLCLTIDNVWLMLPCQAVVSLHAELSCLQVDGVRTPELARSGELRHGDQSSGGLALAVGHMAQRHDMTTPQYDLAGEVLSQAQTVQRLEADLEAHPAHRWGDRKQLKKHRRRMEDLELEIAERQQLLHHRANRHWETFLALMEILQHFAALDELEPTEIGRTVAALRGDNELWLGLALMSGHLDDLPPSELAAVFEAISTEVNRPDLWSGFPAPPRAEEALHDLSGLRRELLRAQERHQVVVPAWWEPELMGLVEAWASGTAWNDLIANTSLDEGDVVRIMRRTVDLLAQVPYCEAISEQLRSHARQALKAINRFPVAEADDLQKAAAAESEGLNPATERVA, encoded by the coding sequence ATGGCGGATCAAGACACCCAGGCTTCAGAGCCCGTACAGGTGGGGGCGCCGGATCCGTCGCAGTTGTTTCCTTTTCCGCTGGATGACTTTCAGCTGGAGGCGATCGACGCTCTGAACCAGGGCCATTCTGTGGTGGTCAGTGCGCCCACAGGATCTGGAAAAACCCTGATCGGTGAGTACGCCATTCATCGCGCCCTGGCCCATGGTCAGAAAGTTTTTTACACCACACCGCTGAAAGCTCTTTCCAACCAGAAGCTGCGGGATTTTCGAGAGCAATTCGGTGCGGAGAACGTGGGTCTGATGACCGGTGATCTCAGCGTGAACAGGGATGCCTCAATTGTGGTGATGACCACGGAGATCTTCCGGAACATGCTCTATGCCGAGGCGGATGAGCACGACGATCCCCTTGCCGACGTGGAGGCCGTGGTGCTGGATGAGTGCCACTACATGAATGACTCTCAGCGCGGCACCGTTTGGGAGGAATCAATCATTCACTCACCGCCGCCAGTCCAGCTCGTGGCGCTCTCGGCCACGGTTGCCAATGCCGGGCAGCTCACTGATTGGATTGAAAAGGTGCACGGTCCCACCACGCTTGTGCTGAGTGACTTTCGGCCTGTGCCATTGCATTTCGGTTTCTGCAGTGCCAAGGGGCTGCACCCGTTGCTCAATGAGCAGGGCACTGGTCTTCATCCCAACTGCAAGGTCTGGCGAGCGCCCAAGGGGCACAAGCGCAAGGGCCGCTCACCCAGGCCTCCTCAGCCCGAACCGCCACCGATCAGCTTTGTGGTGGCCCAGATGGCCGAGCGCGACATGTTGCCCGCCATCTACTTCATCTTCAGTCGACGTGGCTGCGATAAGGCCGTTCGCGACCTTGGAGTGCAGTGCCTGGTGACCGAGGCGGAGCAGGTCCGAATCCGTGAGCGTCTCAAGGCCTATTCATCCGCTAACCCTGAAGCTGTACGCGATGGCATTCACGCTGATGCCCTGCTGCGTGGCATTGCTGCGCATCATGCAGGAGTCCTCCCTGCGTGGAAGGAGCTGATTGAGGAGTTGTTCCAGCAGGGTCTGGTGAAGGTGGTGTTTGCCACAGAAACACTGGCGGCGGGCATCAACATGCCCGCGCGCACCACAGTGATTGCGTCACTGTCCAAACGCACAGAGCGTGGCCATCGTCCATTGATGGCCAGTGAGTTTCTGCAGATGGCTGGTCGAGCAGGACGGCGTGGACTCGACTCTCAGGGGTATGTGGTCACGGTGCAGAGCCGTTTCGAAGGAGTTCGCGAAGCGGGTCAGCTGGCAACGAGCCCTCCAGATCCGCTGGTGAGCCAGTTCACTCCCAGCTATGGGATGGTTCTCAACCTGCTGCAGCGTCATGATCTGGCCAAGGCGCGCGAGCTGGTTGAACGCAGCTTCGGCCGCTATCTGGCCAGCCTTGACCTGGTGGAAGAGGAGGAGATTCTTGAGCAGTTGCGTCTACAGCTCGGGCAGTTACAGGGGTCGGCCGGTGACGTGCCGTGGGAAGACTTTGAGGACTACGAAAAACGGCGAGGGCGCCTGCGCGAAGAGCGGCGACTGATGCGCATTCTTCAGCAACAGGCCGAGGAAACCCTGGCGCATGAGCTCACCCTGGCGCTGCAGTTTGCGAGCGTCGGAACGCTGGTCAGCCTGAAGGCCCCGCAACTGCGTGGTGGCGTCACACCGGCGGTGATCGTGGAGAAGTGCGAGGGCCCGGGACAGTTTCCGCTGCTGCTCTGCCTCACCATCGACAACGTCTGGCTGATGTTGCCCTGTCAGGCGGTGGTGAGCCTGCATGCGGAGCTGAGCTGCCTGCAGGTGGATGGAGTTCGAACGCCTGAACTCGCTCGTTCCGGTGAGCTCCGCCATGGGGATCAGAGCAGCGGGGGTTTGGCTCTGGCGGTGGGGCACATGGCTCAGCGCCATGACATGACGACCCCTCAGTACGACCTGGCAGGAGAAGTGCTCTCCCAGGCGCAGACGGTGCAGAGGCTCGAGGCTGATCTGGAAGCCCACCCCGCCCATCGCTGGGGAGATCGCAAGCAGCTCAAGAAGCACCGCCGGCGCATGGAGGACTTGGAGCTGGAGATCGCTGAGCGGCAGCAACTGCTTCACCACCGCGCCAACCGCCACTGGGAGACCTTTCTGGCTCTGATGGAGATCCTTCAGCACTTCGCAGCCCTTGATGAGCTCGAACCCACGGAGATCGGTCGCACGGTGGCGGCTCTCCGTGGCGACAACGAACTCTGGCTGGGTCTGGCCCTGATGAGCGGTCACCTTGATGATCTTCCGCCTTCAGAACTGGCCGCCGTTTTTGAAGCGATCAGCACTGAGGTGAACCGTCCGGACCTCTGGAGCGGCTTCCCGGCGCCACCCCGTGCCGAGGAGGCACTGCACGACCTCTCCGGTCTGCGTCGTGAGTTGCTGCGGGCGCAGGAACGTCATCAGGTTGTTGTGCCGGCCTGGTGGGAGCCCGAGCTGATGGGACTGGTGGAGGCATGGGCCAGCGGCACGGCCTGGAATGACCTGATTGCCAACACCTCTCTGGATGAAGGTGATGTGGTGCGGATCATGCGCCGCACTGTGGATCTGCTGGCACAGGTTCCCTACTGCGAAGCGATCAGTGAGCAGCTGCGCAGCCATGCCCGTCAGGCCCTCAAGGCGATCAACCGTTTTCCAGTTGCCGAAGCTGATGATCTGCAGAAGGCCGCTGCAGCGGAGTCAGAGGGTCTCAATCCCGCTACGGAACGGGTCGCCTGA
- the bioD gene encoding dethiobiotin synthase, with translation MRTSSAALRLVVCGTDTDVGKTVVSALLVQGLNAVYWKPVQSGLEDGGDRERVVELIDLPSDRWIAETYAFQAAVSPHWAAELENTRLDPMQLTLPATGTRPLVVETAGGLHVPLTRSWQQIDQLQQWMLPVVLVARSGLGTLNHTLLSLEALRSRKIPVVGLILNGPAHADNPRTLSEIGDVPLLAELPPLHPLNAETLRNAWQNQGLGPKFEAFANHPDNR, from the coding sequence ATGAGAACGAGTTCAGCTGCACTGCGCCTCGTGGTCTGCGGCACAGACACAGACGTGGGCAAAACTGTGGTCAGTGCTCTGCTCGTCCAGGGGCTTAATGCCGTGTATTGGAAGCCGGTGCAGAGCGGTCTGGAGGACGGCGGTGATCGTGAGCGAGTGGTTGAGCTGATCGACCTTCCCTCCGATCGCTGGATCGCAGAGACCTATGCCTTCCAGGCAGCTGTTTCACCACACTGGGCAGCGGAACTGGAAAACACCCGCCTTGATCCAATGCAGCTGACGCTTCCAGCGACCGGAACCAGGCCACTCGTGGTGGAGACAGCCGGCGGACTTCACGTTCCACTTACCCGCTCCTGGCAGCAGATCGATCAGCTGCAGCAGTGGATGCTGCCGGTTGTGCTGGTGGCCCGCAGCGGGCTGGGCACCCTGAATCACACCCTGCTCAGTCTTGAAGCGCTTCGCAGCCGCAAAATCCCTGTGGTCGGCTTGATCCTGAATGGACCTGCCCATGCCGACAATCCGAGAACCCTCAGCGAAATCGGCGATGTTCCTTTGCTGGCGGAACTTCCCCCCCTGCATCCTCTCAATGCGGAAACCCTTCGCAATGCATGGCAAAACCAGGGTCTCGGCCCTAAGTTCGAGGCGTTTGCGAACCATCCGGACAACCGATGA
- a CDS encoding DUF4278 domain-containing protein gives MGSGLLSQASSAGSSHPRGEATLLTTKRSRSTIGALTILFEATPMTTTQRTYRGIPYDPAQHERLSPVKVDHTYRGQHYDAPLSHSVATESTVELHYRGSVYQHRREQARKPVNS, from the coding sequence TTGGGCTCGGGCCTGCTTTCACAGGCCTCTTCAGCCGGAAGTAGTCACCCGCGTGGCGAAGCAACGCTCCTTACCACGAAGCGGTCCCGATCAACGATCGGAGCACTCACCATCCTCTTCGAGGCCACGCCAATGACCACCACACAACGCACCTATCGCGGCATCCCCTACGACCCGGCGCAGCATGAGCGCCTGAGCCCGGTCAAGGTTGACCACACCTATCGCGGTCAGCACTATGACGCTCCTCTGAGCCACTCCGTGGCGACTGAATCAACTGTGGAACTCCACTACCGCGGCAGCGTTTATCAGCACCGCCGAGAACAGGCCAGAAAGCCGGTCAACTCCTGA
- a CDS encoding aminotransferase class I/II-fold pyridoxal phosphate-dependent enzyme, with product MSTPPARRRQLRTWSPARKQELVQAVSTDSDYGPELLDLASNDYLSLCRHPSLIAAAEAQLRCSGVGAGGSRLVSGSRPVHDQLESELAQWLGREKVLLFPSGFQANLAAVKALANRHTTVVADRLIHHSLLVGVQASGARLRRFVHNDLESLERLLLHCRSEHPDARLLVITESLFSMEGTSPRVHELATICERHGASLLLDEAHALGVLGEEGRGLGFGERRVTMLSGTFGKAFGSGGAFLACNGELGEQLLQESGAFRYTTALAPPLAAAALAALELMRNNPDWGQTLVQRSNTWRDRLVEAGWARPTGSGPILPLLVGEDQQCLNLQRHLELSGLFTAAIRPPTVPEGSARLRLVLHRLLPDETLESLLRALSDDRVS from the coding sequence ATGAGCACTCCTCCGGCCCGTCGCCGTCAGCTGCGCACCTGGTCGCCTGCCAGGAAGCAGGAGCTTGTGCAGGCCGTCAGCACTGATTCGGACTATGGCCCGGAGCTGCTTGATCTGGCGAGCAACGATTATCTGAGCCTCTGCCGGCATCCTTCCCTGATCGCCGCGGCCGAGGCGCAATTGCGATGCAGCGGCGTGGGAGCTGGCGGCTCAAGGCTGGTGAGCGGCAGCCGCCCTGTACATGACCAATTGGAGTCAGAGCTTGCGCAATGGCTCGGACGCGAGAAAGTCTTGCTGTTTCCAAGCGGGTTTCAAGCCAATCTTGCGGCTGTCAAAGCCCTGGCGAACCGGCATACCACCGTTGTGGCGGACCGGCTGATTCATCACTCACTGCTGGTGGGCGTGCAGGCCAGCGGTGCCCGACTCCGGCGTTTTGTCCACAACGATCTTGAATCGCTGGAGCGTCTGCTGCTGCACTGTCGCAGCGAGCATCCAGACGCGCGCCTGCTGGTGATCACGGAAAGCCTGTTCAGCATGGAAGGCACAAGTCCACGGGTGCATGAGCTGGCAACAATCTGCGAGCGCCATGGAGCAAGCCTGCTCCTGGATGAGGCCCATGCCCTCGGTGTACTTGGCGAAGAAGGCCGTGGCCTGGGCTTTGGAGAACGAAGAGTGACGATGCTCAGCGGCACCTTCGGCAAGGCTTTCGGCAGCGGCGGAGCCTTCCTGGCCTGCAATGGCGAGCTTGGAGAGCAATTGCTGCAGGAGAGCGGAGCCTTCCGATACACAACTGCATTGGCACCACCGCTTGCTGCAGCAGCACTTGCTGCTCTGGAGCTGATGCGGAACAACCCCGACTGGGGCCAGACACTGGTGCAGCGCAGCAACACCTGGCGTGACCGCCTGGTCGAAGCAGGCTGGGCGCGACCGACAGGTAGCGGGCCGATCTTGCCACTACTCGTTGGAGAGGATCAGCAATGCCTGAATTTGCAACGCCATCTCGAACTCTCGGGACTTTTCACCGCTGCAATCCGCCCACCCACCGTGCCGGAAGGCAGTGCCCGACTACGTCTGGTTCTGCATCGCCTCCTTCCCGATGAGACATTGGAATCACTGCTGAGGGCCCTCTCAGATGACCGCGTTTCCTGA
- the purB gene encoding adenylosuccinate lyase yields the protein MIERYTLPEMGAIWTDQAKYQSWLDVEVAACEANCSLGRVPDEAMEDIRSKAAFEPARILEIEAEVRHDVIAFLTNVNEHVGDAGRYIHVGMTSSDVLDTGLALQLKASVILLRKELRALDDAITKLAAEHKSTVMIGRSHAIHGEPITFGFKLAGWLAETRRNAERLERLERDVAVGQVSGAMGTYANTDPEVERLTCDRLGLTADTASTQVISRDRHADYVQTLALVGASLDRFATEIRNLQRTDVLEVEESFAKGQKGSSAMPHKRNPIRSERISGLARVLRSYVVAALENVALWHERDISHSSTERMMLPDCSVTLHFMLREMTAVLAGLGVYPWNMLRNMNVYGGVVFSQRVLLGLVDAGMSREDAYRVVQRNAHSAWNNDGGDFRSNLAADPEVTAKLGPQQLDDCFSTDLHQANLGVIWDRLGL from the coding sequence TTGATCGAGCGCTACACCCTGCCCGAGATGGGCGCGATCTGGACCGACCAGGCCAAGTATCAGAGCTGGCTTGATGTTGAAGTGGCGGCCTGCGAGGCCAACTGCAGCCTGGGACGCGTTCCCGATGAGGCGATGGAGGACATCCGCAGCAAGGCGGCTTTTGAGCCAGCGCGGATCCTTGAGATCGAAGCCGAAGTGCGTCACGACGTGATCGCTTTTCTCACCAACGTCAACGAACACGTCGGAGACGCGGGTCGCTATATCCACGTGGGAATGACCAGCAGTGATGTGCTGGACACAGGTCTGGCCCTGCAGCTCAAGGCCTCTGTCATTCTGCTGAGGAAAGAGCTGCGCGCTCTCGACGACGCCATAACCAAACTGGCGGCAGAGCACAAGTCCACCGTGATGATCGGTCGCTCCCATGCCATTCATGGTGAACCGATCACGTTTGGATTCAAGTTGGCAGGCTGGCTGGCGGAGACCCGCCGCAACGCCGAGCGACTCGAACGGCTGGAGCGCGATGTGGCCGTGGGCCAGGTGAGCGGGGCCATGGGCACCTACGCCAACACCGATCCGGAGGTGGAACGTCTCACCTGCGACCGACTGGGCCTGACTGCCGACACCGCAAGCACCCAGGTGATCTCTCGCGATCGGCATGCTGATTATGTCCAGACCCTGGCACTGGTCGGGGCCTCACTGGACCGCTTCGCCACTGAAATCCGCAACCTGCAGCGGACGGACGTTCTCGAGGTGGAAGAGAGCTTTGCCAAGGGGCAGAAAGGCAGCTCAGCCATGCCCCACAAACGCAACCCGATCCGCAGTGAACGCATCAGCGGTCTGGCCAGAGTGCTGCGTAGCTACGTCGTGGCTGCCCTGGAGAATGTGGCTCTCTGGCACGAGCGAGATATCAGCCACAGCTCAACCGAACGGATGATGCTCCCGGACTGCTCGGTGACGCTGCATTTCATGCTGCGAGAGATGACAGCCGTGCTGGCAGGTCTGGGGGTGTACCCGTGGAACATGCTACGCAACATGAACGTGTATGGGGGCGTGGTGTTCAGCCAGCGCGTGCTGCTCGGGCTGGTGGATGCAGGCATGAGCAGGGAAGACGCCTATCGAGTGGTGCAGCGCAATGCTCACAGCGCCTGGAACAACGACGGAGGGGATTTCCGCAGCAATCTTGCAGCGGACCCCGAAGTCACCGCCAAGCTCGGCCCGCAGCAACTGGACGATTGCTTCAGCACCGATCTGCACCAGGCGAACCTGGGGGTGATCTGGGACCGTCTGGGACTTTGA
- a CDS encoding P-II family nitrogen regulator has translation MKKVEAIIRPFKLEDVKLALVNAGIVGMTVSEVRGFGRQKGQVERYRGSEFTVEFLQKLKIEVVIDDGRVETVVNAIAEAAKTGEIGDGKIFISPVDTVVRIRTGDRDGSAL, from the coding sequence ATGAAAAAAGTCGAAGCGATCATCCGCCCCTTCAAGCTTGAAGACGTCAAGCTGGCCTTGGTGAACGCGGGAATCGTCGGGATGACCGTGAGCGAGGTACGCGGTTTCGGGCGACAGAAAGGTCAGGTTGAGCGTTACCGCGGCTCGGAATTCACCGTGGAATTCCTGCAGAAACTCAAAATCGAAGTGGTCATCGACGATGGTCGTGTTGAAACCGTGGTCAATGCCATTGCAGAAGCCGCGAAGACCGGAGAAATCGGTGACGGCAAGATCTTCATCTCACCGGTTGACACCGTGGTTCGGATCCGTACGGGCGATCGCGACGGATCAGCTCTTTAG
- a CDS encoding adenylosuccinate lyase, with translation MFWTPYADWIYVVVSVSGMLLIIALVLRPGAGPRP, from the coding sequence ATGTTCTGGACCCCCTATGCAGACTGGATTTACGTGGTCGTGAGCGTCAGCGGCATGCTGCTGATCATTGCCCTCGTGCTCAGGCCCGGAGCGGGTCCACGCCCCTAA
- a CDS encoding TlyA family RNA methyltransferase: MARKRRLDLHLLTLGLASSRQQAQRLIRAGKVRDVHGQRLEKPGQEVAEEALIQVEQPPRFVSRGGEKLLGALNAFPVEVNGRVCLDGGISTGGFTDCLLQHGASCVYGIDVGYGQTAWSLRTDERVVLRERTNLRRLTAEQLYGKDDQRPTLAVADVSFISLSLVLPSLRGLMSVEAAQANECEAIVLVKPQFEVGRQRVGKGGVVRDPAAHIDAINAVIQAAQPLGWKPTGLVASPLTGPAGNHEYLLWLTSRFNQEVPETLVEKVVSATLSE, encoded by the coding sequence ATGGCTCGTAAACGCCGGCTGGATCTTCATCTGCTCACTTTGGGCCTGGCCTCATCACGCCAGCAGGCCCAGCGATTGATTCGTGCCGGCAAGGTGCGTGATGTCCATGGACAGCGTCTTGAGAAGCCTGGACAGGAAGTGGCGGAAGAGGCACTGATTCAGGTGGAGCAACCGCCGCGATTTGTTTCCAGGGGTGGAGAAAAGCTTCTGGGTGCTTTGAATGCCTTTCCCGTTGAGGTGAACGGACGTGTCTGCCTCGACGGTGGAATCTCCACCGGTGGTTTCACCGATTGCCTGCTTCAGCACGGCGCCAGCTGCGTCTATGGCATTGATGTCGGCTACGGCCAGACCGCCTGGAGCCTGCGCACCGATGAGCGGGTGGTGTTGCGAGAACGCACCAACCTGAGGCGTCTGACAGCCGAGCAGTTGTATGGGAAAGACGATCAGCGCCCGACACTGGCCGTGGCGGATGTGTCTTTCATTTCCCTCTCACTGGTGCTTCCATCCCTGCGTGGTCTGATGAGCGTGGAAGCCGCTCAAGCCAATGAGTGCGAGGCCATCGTGTTGGTGAAACCGCAGTTCGAGGTTGGACGGCAGAGAGTTGGAAAGGGTGGTGTGGTGCGTGACCCAGCTGCCCATATTGATGCCATTAATGCCGTGATCCAAGCGGCACAGCCGCTGGGCTGGAAGCCAACAGGGCTGGTGGCTTCTCCACTCACCGGTCCAGCCGGTAACCATGAATATCTGCTTTGGTTGACCTCTCGTTTCAACCAAGAGGTCCCCGAAACTCTGGTCGAGAAAGTCGTCTCAGCAACCTTGAGCGAGTGA
- a CDS encoding methyltransferase: MNSITNWGDKVLSRFDQSAQNYNASATLQHSVAAQLANHCRQQHIPSGLWVDLGSGTGHLAEALEARHPGQRVLRVDGSKAMLQQHPLCARTQQWDLRDPLPRWPEAPSLLASSFCLHWLPAPGQVIRNWLNQLAPGGWLAVALPVEGCFPQWHRAAKTTGIPCTAIAFPEIKALFQWVRADRIRLQEDMYCNAVAESLPRLLRPLRRVGADCSTQPSLSVRDWRTLQQAWPEHDGEGQLRLTWVIKLLLIQR, encoded by the coding sequence ATGAACTCCATCACCAACTGGGGAGACAAAGTTCTCAGCCGTTTCGATCAATCGGCCCAGAACTACAACGCATCAGCCACGCTGCAGCACTCGGTGGCCGCTCAGCTGGCAAACCATTGCAGGCAACAGCACATCCCCAGCGGACTGTGGGTCGACCTCGGAAGCGGCACCGGTCATCTGGCCGAGGCACTGGAAGCCAGGCATCCCGGGCAGCGCGTGCTGCGTGTGGACGGCAGCAAGGCCATGCTTCAACAACACCCTCTCTGCGCCAGAACGCAGCAATGGGATCTGAGAGACCCATTACCACGATGGCCGGAGGCGCCCAGTCTTCTGGCATCAAGCTTCTGTCTGCACTGGCTGCCGGCACCAGGACAGGTCATCCGGAATTGGCTGAATCAGCTGGCTCCTGGGGGATGGTTGGCGGTGGCATTACCCGTTGAGGGTTGCTTCCCTCAGTGGCATCGCGCTGCGAAAACCACGGGCATCCCCTGCACGGCCATTGCCTTCCCAGAGATCAAGGCCTTGTTCCAGTGGGTCAGGGCTGATCGGATCAGGCTGCAGGAAGACATGTACTGCAACGCCGTTGCGGAGAGCCTGCCCAGGCTGCTGAGACCGCTGCGCAGGGTTGGAGCGGACTGCAGCACTCAGCCATCACTGTCGGTTCGAGACTGGCGCACACTCCAGCAGGCCTGGCCCGAACATGATGGTGAGGGACAGCTCAGACTCACCTGGGTGATCAAATTGCTGCTGATCCAACGATGA